The genomic segment CACCGGGCCTGGTGGTCGGCAAGCCGTATCAGAAGATGGGCCAGGCCGGCTCGCCAGTGGCGCCACTGTATTTCGACAACTGCCGCGTGCCCGCAGCGAACCTGATCGGCGGCCAGGAGGGCCGGGGCTTCAAGACCGCGATGAAGGTGCTGAACAAGCAGCGCATTCACCTGGCGGCCCTGTGCATCGGCCCGGCCATGCGCATGTTGCAGGAGGCGGTGCAGCACACCGCCGGGCGCCGCCAGTTCGGCCAGCCGGTGGGCAGCTTTCAGTTGGTGCAGGCCATGGTGGCCGACTGCCAGACCGAAATCCATGCCGCCCGCGCACTGGTGCTGGAGACAGCACGCCAGCGCGACCTGGGGCAGGACGTGGCGATGCAGGCGTCGATGTGCAAGTACTTCGCCTCCGAAATGTGCGCCCGCGTGGCCGACCGCTGCGTGCAGATGCTCGGTGGCTACGGCTTCATTGCCGACAACCCGGTCGAGCGCTTTTACCGCGACGTGCGCCTGTTTCGGCTGTACGAGGGCACCAGCCAGATCCACCAATTGAACATTGCCCGGCGCACCTATGCGCAGGCCGGCCATGAGTTCAGGGCATGAAGTGACAGTGACGACACACCGGACCCGACGAAGATGATGAAACCCGGCACCAAAATCCTCACTGCGCTGGCGTTGGCCGCGCTGCTGCCTGCGGCACTGGCCGGACAGGACTATCCCCGCCGGCCCGTGCGGCTCATCGTCCCCTACGCGGCCGGCGGCGGCGCCGACACGCTGGCCCGGATGCTGGGCCAGCGCCTGGGCGAGTTGCTGGAGCAGCCGGTGGTGGTGGAGAACAAGCCCGGCGGCGCCACCATCACCGGCACGCAGTTCGTCGTCAAGGCAGCGCCGGACGGCCACACCTTGCTGATCGGCACGGCCAACCTGGCGACCAACGCCGCGCTGTTTGGCCAGTTGCCCTACGACGCCTCGAGGGACTTGGCGCCGGTGTCGCTGCTGGTGCGCGTGCCGGTGTTTGCCTTTGCCCATGCCGGCGCGAACATCGCCAGCCTGAACGACCTGGTGGCGCAGTCCCACGGCACGCCAGGCGGCCTGAGCTACGCCACGGCAGGCAACGGCAGCGCGCCCCATCTGGCCGGCGAGCTGTTCCGGCTGGAGTCGAAAAGCCGCATCGCGCATATCCCCTACAACGGCAGTGCGCAGGCCGCCGCAGCCCTGGTGGGCGGGCAGGTGCCGCTGAGCTTCGACAACCTCTCCCCGCTGCTGGCGCATGTGAAAACCGGCGCCGTGGTGCCGCTGGCCATCGCCATGCCCGAGCGCTCCGGCATTGCCCCCGAGGTGCCCACCTTCAAGGAACTGGGGTATCCGATGCAAGCCTATTCCTGGTGGGGCGTGCTGGCGCCTGCCGGCACGCCGCCAGCCATCGTCGAACGGCTGAACCAGGAGATTCGCAAGGCGCTACAGATGCCGCAGATACGCGACAGGCTGCACGCGCAAGGCATGCAGGCGGTGGGCAGCAGCGCGGCCGAGTTCGCGGCACATATCCGCGCCGAAACCGACAAGTGGCGGCGCGTCGTCACGGACGCCCGCATCCAGACGCAATGAGCACCCCCGCCACCAAAGGCCACGCCATGCAGCGCAGAACAGTTCTTCTGGCCGCCGCCGTCGCCGCAGCCACCCACGACGGCGCGCACGCGCAGCAGCCCTGGCCGGGAAAGCCGATACGGCTGATCGTCGGCTATGCGCCCGGCGGCTCGGCGGACATCGCGGCGCGGCTGATCGCGGACAAATTGCGCGCCGAACTCGGGCAGCCGGTGGTGGTGGAGAACAAAACCGGCGCCGGCGGCAACATCGGCACCGAAGCGGTGGTGCGCGCCGCGCCGGACGGCCACACCCTTTTGCTGGCGGCGGCGGCGCAGATCGTCATCAATCCAAGCCTGTACAAGGGCATGTCCTTCGATCCGCTCAAGGAACTGGCGCCCGTCACCCGACTGCAGACCGAACACAACCTGATGGTGCTGGGCGCGCAGGTGCCGGCCAAGGATTTGCAGGCATTCATCGCCTATGCCAAGGCCCATCCCCAAGGCGTCACCTTTGCCTCGCCCGGCGCCGGCTCGCCGTCGCACCTGGCCGGCGCGCTGCTGAACCAGATGGCCGGCTTGACGATGCAGCATGTGCCCTACAAAGGCTCGGCCCTGGCGCTCAACGACCTGCTGGCCGGCCATGTGAGCATGAGCATCGACAACATGCCGGCCTTGCTGCCGCAGGTCAGGAGCGGCAGGCTGCGCGCCATTGCCGTGGCCAGCACCCGCCGCGCAGCGGCGGCGCCGGACATCCCGACCATGCAGGAAGCCGGCCTTGCGGGCTACGACGTGAGCGCCTGGAAGGGCCTGATGGCGCCAGCCGCCACGCCGGCGGCAATCATCGGGCGCCTGCATGCGGCCGCCGTCAAGGCGCTGGCCGACCCCGACATCCGCAGCCGCATGGTCGCCATGGGCGCCGAGCCGGTGGGCGACAGGCCCGAGCATTTCGGCCAGACGCTGCGCGCGGAGTCGGCGCGCTGGGCCGCGCTGGTGAAAAGCACCGGCGCCACGCTGGAATGAGCGCATGGATGCCGCCGCCGCAGCGAACATCTTCGGCCACAGCCCGGGCCTGCCCGCCTTGCGCGCGCGGGTGCGGCGCTTCGTCGACGAGCAACTGATCCCGCACGAAAGCGCGGCCCTGGCGCATGGCCTCGATCGGCTCGACGCGCTGGCCGGCAGCCTGCGCGCCAAGGCCCGGGCGGCCGGCGTCTACGCCCCGCAATTGCCGGCAGCGCTTGGCGGGCTGGCCCTGTCCTGGCGCGACTGCGCGGTGGTGCTGGAGGAACTGGGCCGCAGCTTCCTGGGCCCCATCGCCGCCCACTGCGCAGCGCCGGACCAGCCCAACATGATCTGCTTGCAGCAACTGGGCACACCGGCGCAGCAACAGCGCTACCTGAACCCGCTGGTGCAGGGCCGGTTGCGCTCGTGTTTTGCGATGACCGAGCCGGCGCCGGGGGCCGGCTCCGACCCCGCGATGCTGCAAACCTGCGCCCAGCGGCGCGGCGACCAATGGCTGCTCGACGGCAAAAAATGGTTCATCAGCGGCGCGGTGGATGCCGCCTTTGCCATCGTGCTGGCGCGCACCGGCTCGGGTGCCACCTTGTTCATCGTCGATGCCGACAACCCGGGCTACCGGCTGGTGCGCAATGTGCCGGGTATCGACAGCTTGCAGATCGGCGGCCACGGCGAAATCGCGCTCACCGGCTGCGCAGTGGGGCCTGATGCGGTGCTGGGCGAAGTCGGCCAGGGCTGGGTCTACGCGCAGGCCCGGCTGGAGCCGGCGCGCATTGCGCACTGCATGCGCTTCATCGGCCGCGCCGCGCGCGCCATGGAGATCGCGCAGGAATACGTCAAGACGCGCCAGTCTTTCGGCCAGCCGCTGGCCGCGCTGCAGCAGGTGCAGGCCATGGTGGCCGACGCGCATATCGACCTGCACGCCAGCCGGCTCATGACCTGGCATGTGGCGGCACTGATGGATGCCGGTCGACCGGTCAAGCAGGAATCTGCGCTGGCCAAGGTCTTTGTCTCCGAGGCCGTCAATCGCGTGGCCGACCGGGCGGCGCAGATGATGGGCGCGCTGGGCATGTCGCAAGACACGCCGGTGTCGCTGATCCTGCGCGAACTGCGGCCCTTTCGCATCTACGACGGTGCCAGCGAAGTGCACCGCAGCGCGCTGGCGCGGCGCATCCTGCAACCTGGAAAACCCCGGCCATGACCTCCTTCCAAGCCCTGCGCCTGCATGACGGCAAACCCGAACCTGCGCGCCGCATCGAAACCCTGCAACCCGGCGATCTGAGCCCCGGCAATGTGCTGATCGAAGTGGCCTACTCCAGCATCAACCACAAGGACGCGCTGGCCGCGCACGGGCGCAACGGCATCATCCGCCAGTTCCCGCGCATCGGCGGCATCGACCTGACGGGCTGCGTCGCCGCTTCGGATGACGCGCGCTTCACGCCCGGCGACGAGGTCATCGTGCACGGCTTTGGCATCGGCGTAGACCATGACGGCGGCCATGCGCAACGGGCCCGTGTCCCGGGCGACTGGGTGCTGCCCCTGCCCCGGGGCCTGACGCTGCTGGAGGCCGCAATACTGGGCGCGGCCGGCTACACCGCCGGCCTGGCGCTGCACTGGATGGAACACAACGGCTTGACCCCCGAGCGCGGCCCGGTGCTGGTGACGGGCGCCACCGGAGGGGTGGCCAGCATCGCCATCGACATGCTGGCCGGGCGCGGCTACCAGGTGACGGCGATGACCGGCAACAGCGATGCGCATGCTGCGTTGAAGGCCCTGGGCGCCAGCGAGGTGATCGGACGGATCGGCAGCCCGGCCAGCCCGAAGCCGCTGGAAAAAGCCCGCTGGGCCGGCGCCGTCGATTCGGTAGGCGGCCAGACCCTGGCCTGGCTGACCCGCACCATGCAGCCCGAAGGCATCATCAGCGCCTTTGGCAACATCGGCGGCGCCGAACTGGATCTGACCGTCTTGCCCTTCATCCTGCGCGGCATCCGCCTGATCGGCATCGATGCCAACAGCCCGATGCCGCTGCGGCGCCAAGTGTGGGACAAAATCGCGCGCGACTACCGGCCCACCCGACTGGAGCGCATCGGACACTGCATCACGCTGGCGCAATTGCCCGAGTACCTGGGCCGCATGTTGCAAGGCCAACTGCAGGGGCGCACGGTGATCCGGATGTGAAGCCCGCGCAAGCGCCTTGCGGCGCGGGCACAGGCACAGGCGTGCAGTGCAACCCGCCGGACATGGCCGCCCGCGCGCACCGGCTGGCGCTGCTTACAAAGACAGGCCGCGATAAATCGCGCCCAAGCCCCCTGCGGACAGCAGCGCCAGCAGCAGATTCCTGGCCATAGGGGGCGGCACCCGGCGCCTGAGCATGGAGCCGGCGAACAGCCCCAGCAGGCAAAACGGCAGGCAGCGCAGCGCTGTCGTGAACAACGGCTCTTGCAGCAGCCCGGTGACCGCAAAGGCCCCCGATCGGGCGATGGCACTCAGAAAAATGAGCGCCGCAATGGTGGCCCTGAAAGCCTCCAAGTCAGGTAATCGGCGCGCCAGATACATCGTATAGACAGGCCCGCCGGTGCCGAACAGGGCACTGAAAATACCGCCCGCCATACCGGCCGGGACGGACCATTGCCAGCCTATCGGCTGTGCTGCGGCCCGCCGCATGAAGAAACTCCGCGCGCTCATGGCCAGCACGAAAACGCCCAGCGCGATCAGCAGCCAGCCGGACTTGATCCGCGAAAGAATCGTCGCGCCGAGCAAGACCCCGACGAGCAAGGACGGCAGCAGCCTGAGCAGTTCGGCCAGAACCACATGGCGCCGGCTTTTGAGCGCAACCGACACGGTAGCCACGATATCCATCAGCAGGATCAACGGCACGGCAAATTCGAGCGGCAGGATGTGCACCAGAATCGGCACCGCCACCATCGCAGCGCCAAAGCCCGTCATGCCGAATACGGCATAGGCCAGGGTAATGGCAGACAGCAGGATGAAATGATCCGATGCGCTCATCAGCAGCCTATTTCATCTGCAAACCTGTGTTTTTGAACAGATTTTGGTGGATGTGAAAGCCGTGGCCCACCTATTTTCCGTTCCGCGCCCGCAGCGGCGTATGAGCGTCGGGCCTGGCTTGCTCGATGAACAGGGTGCCAATGGCGTCATTGGCACCGGCTGCTCCCAAAGGACG from the Verminephrobacter eiseniae EF01-2 genome contains:
- a CDS encoding acyl-CoA dehydrogenase family protein, yielding MIRDPEAFGHFIDQLRAFVRKELVPHEAEVAARDEVPPEIVQRMRGQGLFGYSIPAAYGGAGMTTEELILAALELSQCAVAFRARVGTNTGIGAEALVADGTPAQKDKYLPMLASGAWTSAFALTEPEAGSDACALRTRALRDADHYLISGSKCFITNAPIAQLFTVLARTDPAHPGAGGISAFLVERDTPGLVVGKPYQKMGQAGSPVAPLYFDNCRVPAANLIGGQEGRGFKTAMKVLNKQRIHLAALCIGPAMRMLQEAVQHTAGRRQFGQPVGSFQLVQAMVADCQTEIHAARALVLETARQRDLGQDVAMQASMCKYFASEMCARVADRCVQMLGGYGFIADNPVERFYRDVRLFRLYEGTSQIHQLNIARRTYAQAGHEFRA
- a CDS encoding tripartite tricarboxylate transporter substrate binding protein; the encoded protein is MMKPGTKILTALALAALLPAALAGQDYPRRPVRLIVPYAAGGGADTLARMLGQRLGELLEQPVVVENKPGGATITGTQFVVKAAPDGHTLLIGTANLATNAALFGQLPYDASRDLAPVSLLVRVPVFAFAHAGANIASLNDLVAQSHGTPGGLSYATAGNGSAPHLAGELFRLESKSRIAHIPYNGSAQAAAALVGGQVPLSFDNLSPLLAHVKTGAVVPLAIAMPERSGIAPEVPTFKELGYPMQAYSWWGVLAPAGTPPAIVERLNQEIRKALQMPQIRDRLHAQGMQAVGSSAAEFAAHIRAETDKWRRVVTDARIQTQ
- a CDS encoding Bug family tripartite tricarboxylate transporter substrate binding protein, whose product is MQRRTVLLAAAVAAATHDGAHAQQPWPGKPIRLIVGYAPGGSADIAARLIADKLRAELGQPVVVENKTGAGGNIGTEAVVRAAPDGHTLLLAAAAQIVINPSLYKGMSFDPLKELAPVTRLQTEHNLMVLGAQVPAKDLQAFIAYAKAHPQGVTFASPGAGSPSHLAGALLNQMAGLTMQHVPYKGSALALNDLLAGHVSMSIDNMPALLPQVRSGRLRAIAVASTRRAAAAPDIPTMQEAGLAGYDVSAWKGLMAPAATPAAIIGRLHAAAVKALADPDIRSRMVAMGAEPVGDRPEHFGQTLRAESARWAALVKSTGATLE
- a CDS encoding acyl-CoA dehydrogenase family protein — its product is MDAAAAANIFGHSPGLPALRARVRRFVDEQLIPHESAALAHGLDRLDALAGSLRAKARAAGVYAPQLPAALGGLALSWRDCAVVLEELGRSFLGPIAAHCAAPDQPNMICLQQLGTPAQQQRYLNPLVQGRLRSCFAMTEPAPGAGSDPAMLQTCAQRRGDQWLLDGKKWFISGAVDAAFAIVLARTGSGATLFIVDADNPGYRLVRNVPGIDSLQIGGHGEIALTGCAVGPDAVLGEVGQGWVYAQARLEPARIAHCMRFIGRAARAMEIAQEYVKTRQSFGQPLAALQQVQAMVADAHIDLHASRLMTWHVAALMDAGRPVKQESALAKVFVSEAVNRVADRAAQMMGALGMSQDTPVSLILRELRPFRIYDGASEVHRSALARRILQPGKPRP
- a CDS encoding YhdH/YhfP family quinone oxidoreductase; translation: MTSFQALRLHDGKPEPARRIETLQPGDLSPGNVLIEVAYSSINHKDALAAHGRNGIIRQFPRIGGIDLTGCVAASDDARFTPGDEVIVHGFGIGVDHDGGHAQRARVPGDWVLPLPRGLTLLEAAILGAAGYTAGLALHWMEHNGLTPERGPVLVTGATGGVASIAIDMLAGRGYQVTAMTGNSDAHAALKALGASEVIGRIGSPASPKPLEKARWAGAVDSVGGQTLAWLTRTMQPEGIISAFGNIGGAELDLTVLPFILRGIRLIGIDANSPMPLRRQVWDKIARDYRPTRLERIGHCITLAQLPEYLGRMLQGQLQGRTVIRM
- a CDS encoding sulfite exporter TauE/SafE family protein; amino-acid sequence: MSASDHFILLSAITLAYAVFGMTGFGAAMVAVPILVHILPLEFAVPLILLMDIVATVSVALKSRRHVVLAELLRLLPSLLVGVLLGATILSRIKSGWLLIALGVFVLAMSARSFFMRRAAAQPIGWQWSVPAGMAGGIFSALFGTGGPVYTMYLARRLPDLEAFRATIAALIFLSAIARSGAFAVTGLLQEPLFTTALRCLPFCLLGLFAGSMLRRRVPPPMARNLLLALLSAGGLGAIYRGLSL